One segment of Panicum virgatum strain AP13 chromosome 3K, P.virgatum_v5, whole genome shotgun sequence DNA contains the following:
- the LOC120697306 gene encoding tetraspanin-3-like, which yields MLRGGTSVLGIVNFITFLISIPILGGGIWLASRANSTDCIRFLQWPIIIVGLVLMVISLMGFAGACYRQTWLLRLYLFAMFFVVLALLFFIVFAFAVTDRGDGQVVMNRRFLEYQLSDYSGWLRDRVADPEYWATISACLRDGHACSGMRRYARDPNTGMRVPETPDLFYARNLSPIQSGCCKPPSSCGFTYNNETYWTPNPGVPAISDPDCNRWSNDQQTLCFQCNSCKAGVLAGIKKSWRKVAILNIVVLIILVIVYVAGCAAFRNAKRIENDEPIGMARMTKSQPSRFQF from the exons ATGCTGCGTGGCGGCACGAGCGTGCTGGGGATCGTCAACTTCATCACCTTCCTGATCTCGATCCCCATCCTGGGCGGCGGCATCTGGCTGGCGTCCCGGGCCAACTCCACCGACTGCATCCGCTTCCTGCAGTGGCCCATCATCATCGTGGGGCTCGTCCTCATGGTCATCTCCCTCATGGGCTTCGCCGGCGCCTGCTACCGCCAGACCTGGCTCCTCCGCCTCTACCTCTTCGCCATGTTCTTCGTCGTCCTCGCGCTCCTCTTCTTCATCGTCTTCGCCTTCGCCGTCACCGACCGCGGCGACGGCCAGGTCGTCATGAACCGCCGCTTCCTCGAGTACCAGCTCTCCGACTACAGCGGCTGGCTCCGCGACCGCGTCGCCGACCCGGAGTACTGGGCCACCATCAGCGCCTGCCTCCGCGACGGCCACGCCTGCTCCGGCATGAGGCGATACGCGCGCGACCCCAACACCGGCATGCGCGTGCCGGAGACGCCCGACTTGTTCTACGCCCGCAACCTCTCCCCCATTCAG TCTGGATGCTGCAAACCACCATCATCATGTGGGTTCACCTACAATAACGAGACATACTGGACACCAAATCCCGGTGTCCCGGCGATCAGCGATCCGGATTGCAACAGGTGGAGCAACGACCAGCAGACGCTCTGCTTCCAGTGTAACTCGTGCAAGGCGGGTGTCCTGGCGGGCATCAAGAAGAGCTGGCGCAAGGTGGCCATCCTAAACATTGTAGTGCTGATCATTCTCGTTATCGTCTATGTTGCTGGCTGTGCtgcgttccgtaacgccaagagGATCGAGAACGATGAGCCCATCGGCATGGCGCGGATGACCAAGTCCCAGCCGAGCAGGTTCCAGTTCTAG